The Dokdonella koreensis DS-123 genome has a segment encoding these proteins:
- a CDS encoding proprotein convertase P-domain-containing protein, with amino-acid sequence MTMQSRAARAAVSLCVMVVALAAGALGAQPATGPLQFSAPVSAPFVETKPVVANPFSEAARPVSPRAFSTEFPAEVEPNGTPATATPLGAATYVRMQGNLFPAADVDYFSFAAQAGDRIYAAVITAANTSTSADSQLNLLDTDGTTVLEFDDDDGSFAATSSSIAGTVIPADGTYYLSVNHFTAAQTLRPYELHVRIQRGSPTPEVESNDTPGTANPLPANGWVSGTRNPPAATEQDWYAFTANAGDTVFLSLDADPERDGVQWDGRLGIALFGDAANQILVVNDTSSGAGNPLSEALVFTIKTAGTYFAFVDSATAAVGGPTATYHLSVSVQPPPTPMPLAACTTYTSTDVPKTIGPANGLVSSLITVPGNPRIGDLNVEIQLNHALMADVDAHLRSPSGNDIGLFTDIGAAATGGQAQMDVVFDDEAAIPPTFTALRNMALKPELNYRLSWFDGENAGGTWTLDLRDDVNNASGGTLTSWSLRICEPPPPPTCGPGFVQTTVYSTDFESGAAGFTHSGTQDEWELGLPATVATTTANPVAAFNSCASGVNCWKTDLDNTYNISSNQNLTSPSINLGGFSPPIVVRWSHQYQMESASFDLYSVDLREVGGANPVRLFEWLDATMTDAVGNPTVNIPARAGWSQVVTRADALAGQNVELNFNLTSDNTVNFGGVAVDDVSVTACRVAIADLSITKTDGVTTAVPGGSVTYTITASNAGPDADTAATVADTFPAALTCTWTCVGAGGGTCTAAGSGNIADTVNLPSGGSVTYTASCAIGPSVTGTLSNTATVTASVADPNPANNSATDTDTLTPQADLAITKTDGVTSVIQGGSTTYTITASNAGPSNASGATVTDTFPASLTCTWTCVGAGGGTCTAAGSGNIADTVNLPAGGSTTHTASCGLSASATGTLSNTATVAAPAGVTDPTPGNNSATDTDTITLLGAAVTASKTVAGSFVPGSPVTYTVTLTNSLGAQANNPGDEFTDVLPAALTLVSATATSGSAVATIGTNTVTWNGAIPGGGSVTITITATLSPSATGTVANQGSFAYDGDANGSNETNGLTDDPAQPGAADPTVFTVGAAVADLAITKTDGVTTATPGGSTTYTIVASNAGPSAVTGATVTDTFPASLTCTWTCAGSGGGTCAPSGSGNIASPVTLPVGASATYTATCAISATASGTLVNTATIAVPAGVNDPTPGNNSATDTDTLAATADLAITKTDGVTSATPGDSTTYTIVASNAGPSAVTGATVTDTFAASLTCTWTCAGSGGGTCAPSGSGNIASPVTLPVGASATYTATCAISATASGTLVNTATIAAPAGVTDPTPGNNSATDTDALGAETALSISKTDGATTVAPGGTLTYTIVASNVGPSAAVGATVSDAFPAACVAPAWTCAASGGGNCPAGGSGAIAASVDLPAGAAATFTATCPVDPALADGTVITNTATVAEAAGATDPDPSDNSATDTTTAAVPVAGAAVSVRKSVSGSFLPGGAIRYTLVLVNSGGPQGDNPGDELTDVLPPQLVLVAASASSGAASANPATNTVTWNGAIPAGGSVTVLIDATIRSDASGTIGNQAGVAYDGDGDGSNEATALSDDPAVPGAADPTVFPVGAPAVVVPVPTLTGLGALLLGLGLAGLAIAARPRRRLR; translated from the coding sequence ATGACGATGCAGAGCCGGGCCGCGCGCGCGGCCGTTTCGTTGTGCGTGATGGTCGTGGCATTGGCGGCTGGTGCGCTGGGCGCGCAGCCGGCAACCGGCCCACTGCAGTTTTCGGCGCCGGTGAGTGCGCCTTTCGTCGAGACCAAGCCGGTGGTGGCCAACCCGTTCAGCGAGGCGGCGCGGCCGGTCTCGCCGCGGGCGTTCTCGACCGAGTTCCCGGCCGAGGTCGAGCCCAATGGCACGCCGGCGACCGCGACGCCGCTCGGCGCCGCGACGTACGTGCGCATGCAGGGCAACCTCTTTCCCGCAGCCGATGTCGACTACTTCAGCTTCGCCGCGCAGGCCGGTGACCGCATCTACGCGGCCGTCATCACCGCGGCCAACACGAGCACCTCGGCCGACAGCCAGCTGAACCTGCTCGACACCGACGGAACGACGGTGCTGGAGTTCGACGACGACGACGGCTCGTTCGCGGCGACGTCCTCGAGCATCGCCGGCACCGTGATCCCCGCCGATGGCACCTACTACCTGAGCGTCAACCACTTCACCGCTGCGCAGACCCTGCGCCCCTATGAGCTGCATGTGCGCATCCAGCGCGGTAGCCCGACGCCGGAGGTGGAATCCAACGATACGCCGGGCACCGCCAACCCCTTGCCGGCCAACGGCTGGGTCAGCGGCACGCGCAATCCGCCCGCTGCGACCGAGCAGGACTGGTACGCCTTCACCGCGAACGCCGGCGACACGGTGTTCCTCAGCCTGGACGCCGATCCGGAGCGCGACGGCGTGCAGTGGGACGGCCGGCTCGGCATTGCGCTGTTCGGCGATGCGGCCAACCAGATCCTGGTCGTCAATGACACCAGCTCCGGGGCCGGCAATCCGCTGTCCGAGGCACTGGTCTTCACGATCAAGACCGCCGGTACGTACTTCGCCTTCGTCGATTCGGCCACTGCCGCCGTCGGCGGACCGACGGCCACCTATCATTTGAGCGTCAGCGTGCAACCGCCGCCGACGCCGATGCCGTTGGCCGCATGCACCACCTACACCAGCACCGACGTGCCCAAGACGATCGGGCCTGCCAACGGCCTGGTCAGCTCGCTCATCACCGTGCCCGGCAACCCGCGCATCGGCGACCTCAACGTCGAGATCCAGCTCAACCATGCGCTGATGGCCGACGTCGACGCGCACCTGCGCTCACCGAGCGGCAACGACATCGGCCTGTTCACCGACATCGGCGCGGCAGCGACCGGCGGCCAGGCGCAGATGGATGTCGTCTTCGACGACGAAGCGGCGATACCGCCCACCTTCACCGCGTTGCGCAACATGGCGCTCAAGCCCGAGTTGAACTACCGGCTCTCGTGGTTCGACGGCGAGAATGCCGGCGGCACCTGGACGCTGGACCTGCGCGACGACGTCAACAACGCCTCCGGCGGCACGCTGACCAGCTGGAGCCTGCGCATCTGCGAGCCGCCGCCGCCGCCGACATGCGGCCCCGGTTTCGTCCAGACGACCGTGTACTCGACCGACTTCGAGAGCGGCGCGGCCGGCTTCACGCACAGCGGGACGCAGGACGAGTGGGAACTGGGCCTGCCGGCGACGGTGGCGACGACCACCGCCAACCCGGTCGCCGCGTTCAACAGCTGCGCCAGTGGCGTCAACTGCTGGAAAACCGACCTCGACAATACCTACAACATTTCGAGCAACCAGAACCTGACCTCGCCGTCGATCAACCTCGGCGGTTTCTCGCCGCCGATCGTGGTGCGCTGGTCGCACCAGTACCAGATGGAGAGCGCGAGCTTCGATCTCTACAGCGTCGACCTGCGCGAGGTCGGCGGGGCCAATCCGGTCCGGCTGTTCGAGTGGCTGGACGCCACGATGACCGACGCGGTAGGCAATCCAACGGTCAACATCCCGGCCCGCGCCGGCTGGAGCCAGGTGGTCACGCGCGCCGATGCGCTGGCCGGCCAGAACGTCGAGCTCAATTTCAACCTGACCAGTGACAACACGGTCAACTTCGGCGGCGTAGCGGTGGACGACGTCAGCGTGACGGCGTGCCGGGTGGCGATAGCGGACCTGTCGATCACCAAGACCGACGGGGTGACGACCGCGGTGCCGGGCGGCAGCGTGACCTACACGATCACGGCCTCCAACGCCGGTCCGGATGCCGACACGGCGGCGACGGTGGCCGACACCTTCCCGGCGGCGCTGACTTGCACCTGGACCTGCGTGGGCGCCGGCGGCGGCACCTGCACGGCCGCGGGCAGCGGCAACATCGCCGACACCGTCAACCTGCCGTCCGGCGGCAGCGTGACCTACACCGCCTCGTGCGCGATCGGCCCCAGCGTGACCGGCACGCTCAGCAACACCGCGACGGTCACCGCCAGCGTCGCCGACCCCAACCCGGCCAACAACAGCGCCACCGACACCGACACGCTGACACCGCAGGCGGACCTGGCGATCACCAAGACCGACGGCGTGACCAGCGTGATCCAGGGCGGCTCGACGACCTACACGATCACCGCCTCCAATGCCGGCCCGAGCAATGCGTCCGGCGCGACGGTGACCGACACCTTCCCGGCGTCGCTGACCTGCACCTGGACCTGCGTGGGCGCCGGCGGCGGTACTTGCACGGCCGCGGGCAGCGGCAACATTGCCGACACCGTCAACCTGCCGGCCGGCGGCAGCACCACCCACACCGCCTCCTGCGGGCTGAGCGCCAGCGCCACCGGCACGCTCAGCAACACGGCAACGGTCGCCGCGCCAGCCGGCGTGACTGACCCGACGCCGGGCAACAACAGCGCGACCGATACGGACACGATCACCCTGCTCGGCGCCGCGGTGACCGCGTCCAAGACCGTCGCCGGCAGTTTCGTGCCGGGCAGCCCGGTGACCTACACCGTCACGCTGACCAACAGCCTCGGCGCCCAGGCCAACAACCCCGGGGACGAGTTCACCGACGTGCTGCCGGCGGCCTTGACCCTGGTCTCGGCGACCGCGACCAGCGGCTCGGCGGTGGCCACCATCGGCACCAACACGGTGACCTGGAACGGGGCGATCCCGGGCGGGGGCAGCGTGACGATCACGATCACGGCGACCCTGTCGCCGTCGGCGACCGGCACCGTCGCCAACCAGGGCAGCTTCGCCTACGACGGCGACGCCAACGGCAGCAACGAGACGAATGGCCTGACCGATGACCCGGCCCAGCCCGGCGCGGCCGATCCGACCGTGTTCACCGTCGGCGCGGCGGTGGCGGACCTGGCGATCACCAAGACCGACGGGGTGACCACGGCGACGCCGGGCGGCAGCACGACCTACACGATCGTCGCCAGCAACGCCGGCCCGAGCGCGGTGACCGGTGCGACGGTGACCGATACCTTCCCGGCGTCGCTGACCTGCACCTGGACCTGTGCCGGCAGCGGTGGCGGCACCTGCGCGCCGAGCGGCAGCGGCAACATCGCCAGCCCCGTCACCCTGCCGGTGGGCGCCAGCGCGACCTATACGGCGACTTGTGCGATCAGCGCCACGGCCAGCGGCACGCTGGTCAACACGGCGACGATCGCCGTGCCGGCCGGCGTCAACGACCCGACGCCGGGCAACAACAGCGCGACCGATACCGACACGCTGGCCGCCACGGCGGACCTGGCGATCACCAAGACCGATGGAGTCACCAGCGCGACGCCGGGCGACAGCACGACCTACACGATCGTCGCCAGCAACGCCGGCCCGAGCGCAGTGACCGGCGCGACGGTGACCGACACGTTCGCCGCGTCGCTGACCTGCACCTGGACCTGCGCCGGCAGCGGCGGCGGCACCTGCGCGCCGAGCGGCAGCGGCAACATCGCCAGCCCCGTCACCCTGCCGGTGGGTGCCAGCGCGACCTATACGGCGACCTGTGCGATCAGCGCCACGGCCAGCGGCACGCTGGTGAACACGGCCACGATCGCGGCGCCGGCCGGCGTCACCGATCCCACGCCGGGCAACAACAGCGCGACCGACACCGATGCGCTCGGCGCCGAGACGGCGCTGTCGATCAGCAAGACCGACGGTGCGACCACGGTGGCACCGGGCGGTACGCTGACCTACACGATCGTCGCCAGCAATGTCGGTCCCAGCGCCGCCGTCGGTGCCACCGTCAGCGATGCGTTCCCGGCGGCCTGCGTGGCACCGGCCTGGACCTGCGCGGCCAGCGGCGGCGGCAACTGCCCGGCCGGCGGCAGCGGGGCGATCGCGGCGAGCGTGGACCTGCCGGCCGGCGCGGCGGCGACCTTCACGGCGACCTGTCCGGTCGATCCGGCGCTGGCCGACGGCACGGTGATCACCAATACCGCGACGGTCGCCGAAGCGGCTGGTGCGACCGACCCGGACCCGTCCGACAACAGCGCCACCGACACGACGACCGCGGCGGTACCGGTCGCCGGGGCGGCGGTGAGCGTGCGCAAGAGCGTCAGCGGCAGTTTCCTGCCGGGCGGGGCGATCCGCTACACGCTGGTGCTGGTCAACAGCGGCGGGCCGCAGGGCGACAACCCGGGCGACGAGCTGACCGACGTGCTGCCGCCGCAGCTGGTGCTGGTGGCGGCCAGTGCGAGCAGCGGCGCGGCCAGTGCGAACCCGGCCACCAACACGGTGACCTGGAACGGGGCGATCCCGGCCGGCGGCAGCGTGACGGTGCTGATTGATGCGACGATCCGCAGCGACGCCAGCGGCACGATCGGCAACCAGGCCGGCGTTGCCTACGACGGCGACGGTGACGGCAGCAACGAGGCGACGGCGCTCAGCGACGATCCGGCGGTACCGGGGGCAGCCGATCCGACGGTGTTCCCGGTCGGCGCACCGGCGGTGGTGGTGCCGGTGCCGACCCTGACCGGGCTGGGTGCGCTGCTGCTCGGGCTGGGCCTGGCCGGCCTGGCGATCGCCGCGCGGCCGCGGCGGCGACTGCGCTGA
- a CDS encoding EF-hand domain-containing protein, translated as MKLPRIQHPLFALTLTAVSLAAFAQTPRQNSAELAPEWTKTDTDRDGFLTKEELIPFPSVLKQFEVIDVDRDGKISQAEYADWVDAGKPTKDG; from the coding sequence ATGAAATTGCCACGCATCCAGCATCCCCTGTTCGCCCTCACGCTCACCGCCGTCTCGCTGGCCGCGTTCGCGCAGACGCCGCGCCAGAACTCCGCCGAACTGGCGCCCGAGTGGACCAAGACCGACACCGACCGCGACGGCTTCCTGACCAAGGAAGAACTGATCCCGTTCCCGAGCGTGCTCAAGCAGTTCGAGGTCATCGATGTCGATCGCGACGGCAAGATCTCCCAGGCCGAGTACGCCGACTGGGTCGATGCCGGGAAACCGACCAAGGACGGCTGA
- a CDS encoding choice-of-anchor Q domain-containing protein yields MPFHSRVLSLCIALAASQATAATFVVTRGDDPTPGACASTDCSLREALDAAVATPGGDTIVLGSGQYTVTRGTLPVYGEVTIEGEGMAQTRIVGTGNFDLIEVTPLGALTLDGLALSSQRQALKVSSGTALLRFVRVPAGGGTISAIGTSAPAELRVEHAVLGDALGCECGAGSVRIADSTLNSVLVYNGSADLVLDRVEVIGPTPALYGVAFTTSGTATIRNSTIRGHAAPLVLGGSGGDVRIRHTRFVGNTGPLHGSRDGMAWLEDVEFRDNIVDDARLANGAPAVLLAQDETAWRIARALFIGNRGGGGSGPGLIGSTVRVTAGGNLVMSDTTFYDNTFRPEVANAAGHAIGVDTAGDTAVFWLFHATLRAGPFVPDNAVASLLAVRGAAANLRIYNSILDGTCAFASGAGMTQAEGNLEVPGNTCRLPAATNDIDVPPMDLFLGPLADNGGFTRTFLPTRYSPAVDRGVATWCNIAGGVFSRLDQRRYLRPAAGIACDSGAAETAAVSDTLFADDMD; encoded by the coding sequence ATGCCCTTTCACTCCCGTGTACTGTCCCTGTGCATCGCGCTGGCGGCGTCCCAAGCGACCGCTGCGACCTTTGTCGTGACCCGGGGCGACGATCCCACTCCCGGCGCCTGCGCCAGCACGGACTGCTCGCTGCGCGAGGCGCTCGACGCCGCCGTCGCCACGCCGGGCGGCGACACGATCGTGCTCGGCTCGGGCCAGTACACCGTCACCCGCGGAACACTGCCGGTATACGGAGAGGTCACGATCGAGGGCGAAGGCATGGCCCAGACACGGATCGTCGGCACCGGCAACTTCGACCTGATCGAGGTCACGCCGCTCGGCGCGTTGACACTGGACGGGCTCGCGCTGTCCTCCCAGCGTCAGGCGCTGAAGGTAAGCAGCGGCACGGCCCTGTTGCGCTTCGTACGCGTGCCGGCTGGCGGAGGAACGATCTCGGCCATCGGCACCAGCGCCCCGGCCGAGCTACGCGTCGAGCATGCCGTGCTGGGCGATGCGCTGGGCTGCGAATGCGGGGCCGGGTCGGTACGCATTGCCGACAGCACGCTCAACAGCGTGCTGGTCTACAACGGCAGTGCCGACCTGGTGCTCGATCGCGTCGAGGTGATCGGCCCAACGCCGGCCCTGTACGGCGTGGCGTTCACTACGAGCGGCACCGCCACCATCCGCAACAGCACGATCCGCGGACATGCCGCGCCGCTGGTGCTGGGCGGCAGCGGTGGCGACGTGCGCATCCGTCATACGCGTTTCGTGGGCAATACCGGTCCGCTGCACGGCAGCCGCGACGGCATGGCGTGGCTGGAGGACGTCGAGTTCCGCGACAACATCGTCGACGATGCCCGTCTCGCCAACGGCGCGCCCGCGGTGCTGTTGGCCCAGGACGAGACAGCCTGGCGCATCGCACGGGCGCTGTTCATTGGCAACCGCGGCGGCGGCGGTTCCGGGCCCGGCCTGATCGGATCGACCGTGCGCGTGACGGCCGGCGGCAACCTCGTCATGAGCGACACCACGTTCTACGACAACACGTTCCGGCCGGAGGTGGCCAACGCGGCCGGCCATGCGATCGGCGTCGATACCGCCGGCGACACGGCGGTGTTCTGGCTGTTCCATGCAACGCTGCGTGCGGGACCATTCGTGCCCGACAACGCAGTCGCCTCGCTGCTGGCGGTACGCGGGGCCGCGGCCAATCTACGCATCTACAACAGTATCCTGGACGGCACCTGCGCCTTCGCGAGCGGCGCCGGCATGACCCAGGCGGAGGGCAATCTCGAAGTACCCGGCAATACCTGCCGGCTCCCTGCGGCCACCAACGACATCGACGTCCCGCCAATGGACCTGTTCCTCGGCCCGCTTGCCGACAACGGCGGCTTCACGCGGACGTTCCTGCCGACGCGCTACAGCCCGGCGGTCGACCGCGGCGTGGCCACCTGGTGCAACATCGCCGGTGGGGTGTTTTCCCGGCTCGACCAGCGGCGCTACCTGCGCCCCGCCGCCGGCATCGCCTGCGACAGCGGAGCCGCCGAAACCGCCGCCGTGTCCGACACGCTCTTTGCCGACGACATGGACTGA
- a CDS encoding GNAT family N-acetyltransferase yields the protein MAAPALIREARPDEYEALGLLLIAVYSTLEGFPTPREQPAYYRTLADVGALAARKNVTLLVAASTDGTLLGGVVYFGDMTEYGSGGSAPTERNAAGIRLLGVRSSARGRGIGKALTHACIERARRQGRAQVILHTTEAMHAAWGLYVSLGFRRSDDLDFLQEGLPVFGFRLRLMEE from the coding sequence ATGGCCGCACCTGCCCTCATCCGCGAAGCGCGTCCTGACGAATACGAGGCCCTCGGCCTGTTGCTGATCGCGGTCTATTCCACCCTGGAGGGCTTCCCCACGCCGCGCGAGCAGCCGGCGTACTACCGCACGCTGGCCGACGTCGGGGCCCTGGCTGCAAGGAAGAACGTCACGCTGCTGGTGGCCGCCTCGACGGACGGCACGTTGCTCGGCGGTGTCGTCTATTTCGGCGACATGACCGAATACGGCAGCGGTGGCAGTGCACCGACGGAGCGGAACGCCGCCGGCATCCGCCTGCTCGGCGTGCGCAGCTCCGCGCGCGGACGGGGCATCGGCAAGGCGCTGACGCACGCATGCATCGAGCGCGCCCGCAGGCAGGGTCGTGCGCAGGTGATCCTGCACACGACCGAGGCGATGCATGCGGCCTGGGGACTGTACGTGAGCCTGGGTTTCCGCCGGTCCGATGACCTGGACTTTCTGCAGGAGGGGCTGCCGGTGTTCGGGTTTCGGCTTCGATTGATGGAGGAATAG
- a CDS encoding DUF7452 domain-containing protein yields the protein MPNRFFPARAGHHLPWLVLALLPSADAATRVWPSAACTGTLQACMDGAADGDRIEIAGLAPIEEDISLANRSLTLTSLPGLRARFASGRSVTTTIGSGVSATVTVSRIDFTDGAVDLRKNGTGITSFTVEDVGVERTPSGSTGRIAVTATSGATVNATVTGNRVRGLPGSLNEGLLHLEAGGATLNAVVAWNTLARNADPTAQGAGLFVDAHAIGSQPATASVRAYGNTASGAFGRAAFFFSEGLFSSSASTLEVVAANNVATGTAQGSSTGVGLTVGQGTIQAQVFNNTITGAQHGISALGWDSGSPAARISGSVRNNLIQAATRGLVFTAALTPGLDNDYNLVQAPVNLATPGPNTVSGPAQLVARHAPRLRPGSPAIDAADGPGLANLIIEAGLPTLDADGLRRLKGARADIGAYEAGDGAMRHVATIGSVNANWTVIRHPLAAPFTAELQATRVYNYGGRTVMPFGLFYTAGTWAIYNESVAPLLPGLIWNVWAPAPGAGRFIHAATAANTTTWRTQVDNAAANGQAARILIVAHNWTSSPAYNDHPIGVYYSGTGSAGRWHVANLDQANLPAGSAFNVYAQPPSPNAFRVAAIPGRNLVLLDHPLLNGTPCAAAQVTRVVSPASPGPMGGFDLDYGLVDGRWGIYSPTPWPADTAFNVLVDPAQVFACTDRIFATDFD from the coding sequence GTGCCTAACCGCTTCTTCCCTGCCCGCGCCGGGCACCATCTCCCCTGGCTCGTCCTGGCCCTGCTGCCGTCCGCCGACGCGGCCACCCGCGTCTGGCCGTCGGCGGCGTGCACCGGCACGCTGCAGGCCTGCATGGACGGCGCTGCCGATGGCGACCGTATCGAGATCGCCGGACTGGCGCCGATCGAGGAGGACATCAGCCTCGCCAACCGCAGCCTGACGCTGACCTCGCTGCCCGGCCTGCGCGCGCGCTTCGCCAGTGGCCGTTCGGTGACGACGACCATCGGCAGCGGCGTGTCCGCCACGGTGACGGTCAGCCGCATCGACTTCACCGACGGCGCGGTCGACCTGCGCAAGAACGGCACCGGAATCACCAGCTTCACCGTGGAGGATGTCGGCGTGGAGCGCACGCCGTCCGGTAGCACCGGCCGCATCGCCGTGACTGCAACCAGCGGCGCCACCGTCAACGCCACTGTGACCGGCAACCGCGTGCGCGGCCTGCCCGGCTCGCTCAACGAGGGGCTGCTGCACCTGGAGGCGGGCGGCGCGACGCTGAACGCCGTGGTGGCCTGGAACACGCTCGCGCGCAACGCCGATCCCACGGCACAGGGCGCGGGCCTGTTCGTGGATGCACACGCGATCGGCAGCCAGCCCGCCACCGCCTCCGTGCGCGCCTACGGCAACACCGCGAGCGGGGCGTTCGGCCGCGCGGCGTTCTTCTTCAGCGAAGGGCTGTTCTCGTCGAGCGCGTCCACGCTGGAGGTGGTCGCGGCCAACAACGTAGCGACCGGCACCGCCCAGGGCAGCAGCACCGGTGTCGGTCTCACCGTCGGCCAGGGCACGATCCAGGCCCAGGTGTTCAACAACACGATCACCGGCGCGCAGCACGGCATCTCGGCACTCGGCTGGGACTCGGGCAGCCCGGCGGCACGGATCAGCGGGTCGGTCCGGAACAACCTGATCCAGGCGGCCACGCGTGGCCTGGTCTTCACGGCGGCGCTGACGCCGGGGCTGGACAACGACTACAACCTCGTCCAGGCACCGGTGAACCTGGCCACGCCCGGACCGAACACGGTCTCCGGCCCGGCGCAGCTGGTGGCGCGCCATGCGCCGCGACTGCGGCCCGGCTCGCCGGCGATCGACGCCGCCGACGGCCCGGGGCTGGCCAACCTCATCATCGAAGCCGGCCTGCCGACGCTGGACGCGGACGGCCTGCGCCGCCTCAAGGGCGCGCGCGCGGACATCGGCGCATACGAGGCTGGCGACGGCGCGATGCGCCACGTCGCCACGATCGGCTCGGTCAATGCGAACTGGACCGTGATCCGCCATCCGCTGGCCGCACCGTTCACGGCCGAACTGCAGGCCACGCGTGTCTACAACTATGGCGGGCGTACCGTGATGCCGTTCGGGCTGTTCTACACCGCCGGCACCTGGGCGATCTACAACGAGTCGGTCGCGCCGCTGCTGCCGGGCCTGATCTGGAACGTCTGGGCGCCGGCTCCCGGCGCGGGTCGCTTCATCCATGCGGCGACAGCGGCCAATACGACGACATGGCGCACACAGGTCGACAACGCCGCGGCCAACGGACAAGCCGCGCGCATCCTGATCGTCGCGCACAACTGGACGTCTTCGCCGGCCTACAACGACCACCCGATCGGCGTGTACTACAGCGGCACCGGCAGCGCCGGACGCTGGCACGTCGCCAATCTCGACCAGGCGAACCTGCCGGCCGGCAGCGCATTCAACGTCTACGCGCAGCCGCCGAGCCCGAACGCGTTCCGCGTGGCGGCGATACCCGGCCGTAACCTGGTGCTGCTCGACCATCCGCTGCTCAACGGCACCCCGTGCGCGGCCGCCCAGGTCACGCGCGTGGTCTCCCCGGCCAGCCCGGGCCCGATGGGCGGCTTCGATCTCGACTACGGTCTCGTCGACGGTCGCTGGGGGATCTACTCGCCGACGCCGTGGCCGGCCGATACCGCGTTCAACGTCCTGGTCGATCCGGCACAGGTATTCGCGTGCACGGACCGGATCTTCGCGACCGACTTCGACTGA